One Ostrea edulis chromosome 2, xbOstEdul1.1, whole genome shotgun sequence genomic region harbors:
- the LOC125681317 gene encoding uncharacterized protein LOC125681317 produces MLSYILHKFRKFIVYQWRVYNTPLLHLLKCDFIFKLKFQPFAPDDAVHYYFCREWSRDNFQPKLDLLVEEDMETTTEDEYMEGTIPEECMGGTIHDESMKEINRDESMKETIHDKSMEGIIHDESMEGTINDIEEENDEEENPYIKMMRSPLVVEGFLIKNKDNTTNIRKESKDLMNETGTLSALLSDDKKKNGKENKKHGKKAKKGRRAILFFFRLFGR; encoded by the exons ATGCTATCTTATATATTGCACAAGTTTCGTAAATTTATCGTATATCAATGGAGAGTATACAATACTCCCTTATTGCATTTACTTAAATGTGACttcatttttaaattgaaatttcagCCCTTTGCCCCAGATGATGCAGTGCACTACTACTTTTGTAGAGAGTGGAGTAGAGATAATTTTCAACCTAAATTAGATCTCCTGGTT GAGGAAGACATGGAAACAACAACCGAAGACGAATACATGGAAGGGACCATTCCTGAAGAATGCATGGGAGGGACCATTCATGACGAAAGCATGAAAGAGATCAATCGTGACGAAAGCATGAAAGAGACCATTCATGACAAAAGTATGGAAGGTATCATTCATGACGAAAGCATGGAAGGGACCATTAATGATATTGAGGAAGAAAATGATGAGGAG GAAAATCCGTATATTAAAATGATGAGAAGTCCTTTGGTTGTGGAAGGATTTTTAATAAAG AATAAAGACAATACCACAAACATCAGAAAAGAAAGCAAAGATCTGATGAATGAGACTGGGACATTGAGCGCTCTGTTGTCTGACGATAAGAAG AAGAATGGAAAGGAAAATAAGAAGCATGGGAAAAAAGCAAAGAAAGGGAGGAGAGCCATTTTGTTCTTCTTTCGATTGTTCGGAAGATAA